Proteins from a genomic interval of Ramlibacter algicola:
- a CDS encoding HAD family hydrolase, with the protein MPTPRPRRFDLIAFDWDGTLYDSTNVIVRCIQRAVVDVGGAMPTEQAAAYVIGMSLGQALARAAPDVPEEKYAELGARYRHHYLNHQDDLSLFDGVLPLLHELKARHHWLAVATGKSRRGLDDVLRRNVELDGVFDGSRTSDETAGKPHPRMLEELMREFGTEPERTLMIGDTTHDLEMARNAGCASIGVSYGAHEHASFEAFGPLHVAHSVRQLHDWLLANA; encoded by the coding sequence ATGCCCACGCCCCGGCCGCGCCGCTTTGACCTGATCGCCTTCGACTGGGACGGCACCCTGTACGACTCCACGAACGTGATCGTCCGCTGCATCCAGCGGGCGGTCGTCGACGTCGGCGGCGCGATGCCGACCGAGCAGGCCGCCGCGTACGTGATCGGCATGAGCCTGGGCCAGGCCCTCGCGCGCGCGGCGCCCGACGTGCCGGAGGAAAAGTACGCCGAACTGGGCGCGCGCTACCGCCACCACTACCTGAACCACCAGGACGACCTGAGCCTGTTCGACGGCGTGCTGCCGCTGCTGCACGAGCTCAAGGCGCGGCACCACTGGCTGGCGGTGGCGACGGGCAAGTCGCGCCGCGGGCTGGACGACGTCCTGCGCCGCAACGTCGAGCTGGACGGCGTGTTCGACGGCTCGCGCACGTCGGACGAAACTGCCGGCAAGCCGCACCCGCGCATGCTGGAGGAACTGATGCGCGAGTTCGGCACCGAGCCGGAACGCACGCTGATGATCGGCGACACGACGCACGACCTGGAGATGGCGCGCAACGCGGGCTGCGCCAGCATCGGCGTGAGCTACGGCGCGCACGAGCACGCGAGCTTCGAGGCGTTCGGCCCGCTGCACGTCGCGCACTCGGTGCGCCAGCTGCACGACTGGCTGCTCGCCAACGCATGA
- a CDS encoding beta-ketoacyl-ACP synthase III, which produces MTRFSRITGTGSYLPPRRVTNADLAADLAQRGIETSDDWIVERTGIRARHFAADGVNSSDLAFEAARHALEAAGRNASDIDLIIVATSTPDMVFPSTACILQNKLGIAGCPAFDVQAVCSGFVYALTVADAMIRTGSASKALVVGSEVFSRILDFNDRTTCVLFGDGAGAVVLEASDTPGLLASDLHADGKHVGILCVPGTVSGGNVLGDPLLKMDGQAVFKLAIGVLESAARATLEKAGRTDADIDWLIPHQANIRIMQGTAKKLKLPLDKLVVTVDQHGNTSAASIPLALDAAVRGGRIRQGDTLMLEGVGGGFTWGAVLLDF; this is translated from the coding sequence ATGACCCGCTTTTCCCGCATCACCGGCACCGGGAGCTACCTTCCGCCGCGCCGAGTGACCAACGCCGACCTGGCCGCCGACCTGGCCCAGCGCGGCATCGAAACCTCCGACGACTGGATCGTGGAACGCACGGGCATCCGCGCGCGCCACTTCGCCGCCGACGGCGTCAACTCCAGCGACCTCGCCTTCGAGGCCGCGCGCCATGCGCTCGAGGCGGCCGGCCGCAACGCGTCGGACATCGACCTGATCATCGTCGCCACCTCGACGCCGGACATGGTGTTCCCGTCGACGGCGTGCATCCTGCAGAACAAGCTCGGCATCGCCGGCTGCCCGGCATTCGACGTGCAGGCGGTCTGCAGCGGCTTCGTCTACGCGCTGACGGTGGCCGACGCGATGATCCGCACCGGCTCCGCGAGCAAGGCGCTCGTGGTCGGCAGCGAGGTGTTCTCGCGCATCCTCGATTTCAACGACCGCACGACCTGCGTGCTGTTCGGCGACGGCGCCGGCGCGGTGGTGCTGGAAGCCTCGGACACGCCCGGCCTGCTCGCGAGCGACCTGCACGCGGACGGCAAGCACGTGGGCATCCTGTGCGTGCCCGGCACCGTGTCCGGCGGCAACGTGCTCGGCGATCCGCTGCTGAAGATGGACGGCCAGGCGGTGTTCAAGCTGGCGATCGGCGTGCTCGAAAGCGCCGCGCGCGCCACGCTGGAAAAGGCCGGCCGCACCGACGCGGACATCGACTGGCTGATCCCGCACCAGGCCAACATCCGCATCATGCAGGGCACGGCCAAGAAGCTGAAGCTGCCGCTGGACAAGCTGGTGGTGACCGTGGACCAGCACGGCAACACGTCGGCCGCGTCGATCCCGCTCGCGCTCGATGCCGCCGTGCGCGGCGGCCGCATCCGCCAAGGGGACACGCTGATGCTCGAGGGCGTCGGCGGTGGCTTCACCTGGGGCGCGGTCCTGCTGGACTTCTGA
- a CDS encoding S49 family peptidase: protein MSDPHFPGDTPEPRPAPVAAEAARPGWERDTLERLVFATLAEQRAARRWKTFKSLAWLAFFLLLAWAALFRGGSTAKTDKSLPHTAVIEIKGEIADGSDASAEFVVAALRAAFEDDGAKGVVLLINSPGGSPVQAGIIWDELRRLRAKYNNKPVYAVVEESCASAAYYIASAADKIYVDKASIVGSIGVLMDGFGFTGTMDKLGVERRLLTAGENKGFLDPFSPMTDKQRAFAQQMLDQIHKQFIDSVRAGRGKRLKETPELFSGLFWTGQQAVEMGLADQLANIDYVAREVIKADELVDYTRRENVAERLAKKFGASIGAGAVQALRAIPAVR from the coding sequence ATGAGCGATCCGCACTTCCCCGGCGACACGCCCGAACCGCGTCCCGCGCCCGTCGCCGCCGAGGCCGCGCGCCCCGGTTGGGAGCGCGACACCCTCGAACGCCTGGTGTTCGCGACGCTCGCCGAGCAGCGCGCCGCGCGGCGCTGGAAGACGTTCAAGAGCCTGGCCTGGCTGGCGTTCTTCCTGCTGCTGGCCTGGGCGGCGCTGTTCCGCGGCGGCTCGACCGCCAAGACCGACAAGTCGCTGCCGCATACCGCGGTCATCGAGATCAAAGGCGAGATCGCCGACGGCTCCGACGCGAGCGCCGAGTTCGTGGTCGCCGCGTTGCGGGCTGCCTTCGAAGATGACGGCGCCAAGGGCGTCGTGCTGCTGATCAACTCCCCGGGCGGCAGCCCGGTGCAGGCCGGGATCATCTGGGACGAACTGCGCCGCCTGCGTGCCAAGTACAACAACAAGCCGGTGTACGCGGTGGTGGAAGAGTCCTGCGCTTCCGCCGCTTACTACATCGCCTCGGCCGCCGACAAGATTTACGTCGACAAGGCCAGCATCGTCGGCAGCATCGGCGTGCTGATGGACGGCTTCGGCTTCACCGGCACCATGGACAAGCTGGGCGTCGAGCGCCGCCTGCTCACCGCCGGCGAGAACAAGGGCTTCCTCGACCCGTTCAGCCCGATGACGGACAAGCAGCGCGCCTTCGCGCAGCAGATGCTGGACCAGATCCACAAGCAGTTCATCGATTCCGTGCGGGCCGGCCGCGGCAAGCGACTGAAGGAAACGCCCGAGCTGTTCTCCGGCCTGTTCTGGACCGGCCAGCAGGCCGTCGAGATGGGGCTGGCGGACCAGCTGGCCAACATCGACTACGTCGCGCGCGAGGTGATCAAGGCCGACGAACTGGTCGACTACACGCGGCGCGAGAACGTCGCCGAGCGGCTGGCCAAGAAGTTCGGCGCGTCGATCGGCGCCGGCGCGGTGCAGGCGCTGCGCGCCATCCCGGCCGTTCGCTAG
- a CDS encoding YceD family protein, with protein MKRQFQAQRLDVRAFAEDAAELAGPTPLTVLERLAAEARSSVEGREVTWTAEGELQNAGHLQPEVWLHLHAQASLPMTCQRCMEPVEVPLEVDRSFRFVADETTAAAEDEESEEDLLVLSQAFDLLGLLEDELLMEVPVVPRHDVCPVPVPMSSADAAYEEAPEKPNPFDALKALKTRPE; from the coding sequence ATGAAGAGGCAGTTCCAGGCGCAGCGGCTCGACGTGCGGGCCTTCGCGGAAGACGCCGCCGAGCTGGCGGGCCCGACGCCGCTGACCGTGCTCGAGCGGCTGGCGGCCGAAGCGCGCTCGTCGGTCGAAGGCCGCGAGGTGACGTGGACGGCCGAAGGCGAGTTGCAGAACGCCGGCCACCTGCAGCCAGAGGTCTGGCTGCACCTGCATGCGCAGGCCAGCCTGCCGATGACCTGCCAGCGCTGCATGGAACCGGTCGAGGTGCCGCTGGAGGTGGACCGCTCGTTCCGCTTCGTCGCCGACGAGACCACCGCGGCGGCGGAGGACGAGGAGTCGGAGGAAGACCTGCTCGTGCTGAGCCAGGCGTTCGACCTGCTGGGCCTGCTGGAGGACGAGCTGCTGATGGAGGTGCCGGTGGTGCCGCGCCACGACGTCTGCCCCGTCCCGGTCCCGATGTCGTCGGCCGACGCGGCCTACGAAGAAGCGCCCGAGAAGCCGAACCCGTTCGACGCGCTGAAGGCGCTGAAGACCCGGCCGGAGTAG
- a CDS encoding SAM-dependent methyltransferase — protein sequence MRGTLYLVPAPLDFGCAQEGPLADVMPDGTLRVAARLQHWVAENAKTARAFLKRVHATHPLAHPLQQLAITELPRDVHKKGDHRVAFDARPLLGAALSGQDMGLVSEAGMPAVADPGSSVVRAAHELGIAVVPLVGPVSLQLALAASGLNGQEFAFVGYLPQQPAPRLQRLRELETLAQRTGQTQLFIETPYRNTAVWGSLMEGLRPTTRVAVASGLTLQHPRLASRTVAQWRPLQAPVDDQTPAVFLLGV from the coding sequence ATGCGCGGCACGCTGTACCTCGTCCCCGCGCCGCTGGACTTCGGCTGCGCGCAGGAAGGCCCGCTCGCGGACGTGATGCCGGACGGCACCCTGCGCGTCGCGGCGCGACTGCAGCATTGGGTGGCCGAGAACGCGAAGACGGCCCGTGCCTTCCTCAAGCGCGTGCATGCAACGCATCCGCTGGCGCATCCCCTGCAGCAGCTGGCCATCACGGAACTGCCGCGCGACGTGCACAAGAAGGGCGACCACCGCGTGGCCTTCGACGCGCGTCCCCTGCTGGGCGCCGCGCTCAGCGGCCAGGACATGGGCCTGGTGAGCGAAGCGGGGATGCCCGCAGTGGCGGATCCGGGTTCGTCCGTCGTGCGCGCCGCGCATGAACTCGGCATCGCCGTCGTGCCCCTCGTCGGGCCGGTCTCCCTGCAGCTGGCGCTGGCGGCCAGCGGCCTCAACGGCCAGGAGTTCGCTTTCGTCGGCTACCTGCCGCAGCAGCCCGCACCGCGCCTGCAGCGCCTGCGCGAACTGGAAACGCTGGCGCAGCGCACCGGCCAGACCCAGCTGTTCATCGAGACGCCCTATCGCAACACGGCGGTCTGGGGTTCATTGATGGAGGGCCTGCGGCCGACGACCAGGGTCGCGGTGGCCAGCGGCCTGACGCTGCAGCATCCACGGCTGGCGAGCCGCACCGTCGCGCAGTGGCGGCCGCTGCAGGCGCCGGTCGATGACCAGACGCCCGCAGTGTTCCTGCTGGGGGTCTAG
- the plsX gene encoding phosphate acyltransferase PlsX encodes MTILAVDCMGGDHGPRVTLPACRRFLDAHPDARLLLVGQPEALASFSHPRAKVVPATEVVTMDDSVETAMRRKKDSSMRVAIRQVKDGEAQAAVSAGNTGALMALARYVLKTVDGIDRPAIASPLPNAKGKATTVLDLGANVDCTEQHLLQFAVMGSALVAAMTSEEQPTVGLLNIGEEIIKGNEVIKRAGELLRSAAAAGDLNFHGNVEGNDIFKGTTDIVVCDGFVGNVALKTSEGLASMIGGFLREEFSRNPLTKIAALAVYPVLASFKTRVDYRRYNGAALLGLRGLVFKSHGSADEFAFGQALGRAYDAARNNLLDRVQARIAHARPLLVGSAGDAQLEAITPE; translated from the coding sequence ATGACGATCCTCGCCGTCGATTGCATGGGGGGCGACCACGGCCCGCGCGTCACGCTGCCGGCCTGCCGGCGCTTCCTGGACGCGCACCCCGACGCCCGCCTGCTGCTGGTGGGCCAGCCCGAAGCCCTCGCCTCCTTCTCGCATCCCCGCGCCAAGGTCGTCCCCGCGACGGAAGTCGTCACGATGGACGATTCGGTCGAGACCGCGATGCGCCGCAAGAAGGATTCGTCCATGCGCGTGGCGATCCGGCAGGTCAAGGACGGGGAGGCGCAGGCCGCCGTGTCCGCGGGCAACACCGGCGCGCTGATGGCGCTCGCCCGCTACGTGCTCAAGACGGTCGACGGCATCGACCGTCCGGCCATCGCTTCGCCGCTGCCCAACGCCAAGGGCAAGGCCACGACCGTGCTGGACCTGGGCGCCAACGTCGACTGCACCGAGCAGCACCTGCTGCAGTTCGCGGTCATGGGCTCGGCGCTCGTCGCCGCGATGACCAGCGAGGAACAGCCCACCGTGGGCCTGTTGAACATCGGCGAGGAGATCATCAAGGGCAACGAGGTGATCAAGCGCGCGGGCGAGCTGCTGCGGTCGGCCGCGGCCGCCGGGGACCTCAACTTCCACGGCAACGTCGAGGGCAACGACATCTTCAAGGGCACCACCGACATCGTCGTGTGCGACGGCTTCGTCGGCAACGTGGCGCTCAAGACCAGCGAAGGCCTCGCGAGCATGATCGGCGGGTTCCTGCGCGAGGAGTTCTCGCGCAACCCGCTGACCAAGATTGCCGCGCTCGCCGTGTACCCCGTGCTGGCGAGCTTCAAGACCCGCGTGGACTACCGCCGCTACAACGGCGCGGCGCTGCTGGGCCTGCGCGGCCTGGTGTTCAAGAGCCACGGCTCCGCCGACGAATTCGCGTTCGGGCAGGCGCTGGGCCGCGCGTATGATGCGGCCCGGAACAACCTGCTCGATCGCGTCCAGGCCCGCATCGCCCACGCCAGGCCCTTGCTTGTCGGCAGCGCCGGCGACGCGCAACTCGAGGCGATCACTCCCGAATGA
- a CDS encoding Rne/Rng family ribonuclease, whose translation MKRMLINATQAEERRLAIVDGQKLLDYEIEIEGREQRKGNIYKAVVTRVEPSLEACFVDYGEERHGFLPFKEISRQYFKEGVSPSQARINDVIREGQELLVQVEKEERGNKGAALTTFVSLAGRYVVLMPNNPRGGGVSRRIEGEDRQELKENMDQLEYPNGMSIIARTAGIGRSAPELQWDLNYLLKLWNAIDGAAKGGKGAFLIYQESSLVIRCIRDYFNNDVGDILIDTDDIYEQAQQFMAHVMPEHAAKVKRYRDDAPLFSRFQIEHQIESAYAREVKLPSGGVIVIDHTEALVSVDVNSARAIKGGDIEETATRTNLEAADEVARQMRLRDLGGLIVIDFIDMEESRNRREVENRLRDALRQDRARVQFGTISKFGLMEMSRQRLKPALSEGASIPCPRCGGHGHIRDTESSALQILRIIQEESMKDSTAAVHVQVPVEVASFLLNEKRTEITKIELKQRINVLLVPNKGLDTPHYKLERLKHDDPRLDNLKASYHMAEDFEDETTVTRRSQEKTNRQEPVIKGVLPDMPAPVAPPKPEKVEQPQRTAAPAAARAPAPSRAPAPAPAPEPSFVAWFKNLFGLAPAATPAAAATTATAAKTEEKREGRGDRGDRGDRGERGEGRGRGGRGRDRHRGGRDENRTRDGQPRRDGAVAESAEGAQAPRDENRRERGPRGEGREQRGDRPQGDRPPRERGPRDERRNEEVHADGAPAEGQQPRGDRPPRGDRAERGERGDRPERGERGERGEGRRERGERRPREQAPQEVTEAAAVEGRAMEHAQAFVGEAPVQESGEGANGEARRDGRRSRDRYGRDRRERGPRDESAETAAPEAPEATEATEQEAPARPRYPTGFVSDAEAAAAEAEERSAVAPVAVQAPAPAPVTAIAPAAPGLPKVQPYQLPVDQLAQVASGSGLQWVNSDAGKIAAAQAAMAAEPKPIRVPRERPPAVVIDEGPLVLVETKRDLAAFKLPFEQGGAPLQ comes from the coding sequence ATGAAGCGGATGCTGATCAATGCCACGCAGGCCGAAGAGCGCCGGCTGGCCATCGTCGACGGGCAGAAGCTCCTCGACTACGAAATCGAGATCGAAGGGCGCGAGCAGCGCAAGGGCAACATCTACAAGGCCGTCGTGACGCGCGTCGAGCCGTCGCTCGAGGCCTGCTTCGTCGACTACGGCGAGGAACGCCACGGCTTCCTGCCGTTCAAGGAAATCTCCAGGCAGTACTTCAAGGAGGGCGTCTCGCCCTCGCAGGCCCGCATCAACGACGTGATCCGCGAAGGCCAGGAGCTGCTGGTCCAGGTCGAGAAGGAAGAGCGCGGCAACAAGGGCGCGGCCCTGACCACGTTCGTCTCGCTGGCCGGCCGCTACGTCGTGCTGATGCCCAACAACCCGCGCGGCGGCGGCGTGTCGCGCCGCATCGAGGGCGAGGACCGGCAGGAGCTGAAGGAGAACATGGACCAGTTGGAATATCCCAACGGCATGTCCATCATCGCCCGCACCGCCGGCATCGGCCGCAGCGCGCCCGAGCTGCAGTGGGACCTGAACTACCTGCTCAAGCTGTGGAACGCCATCGACGGCGCCGCCAAGGGCGGCAAGGGCGCGTTCCTGATCTACCAGGAGTCGTCGCTCGTCATCCGCTGCATCCGCGACTACTTCAACAATGACGTCGGCGACATCCTGATCGACACCGACGACATCTACGAGCAGGCGCAGCAGTTCATGGCGCACGTGATGCCGGAACACGCCGCCAAGGTGAAGCGCTACCGCGACGACGCGCCGCTGTTCAGCCGCTTCCAGATCGAGCACCAGATCGAGTCGGCCTACGCCCGCGAAGTCAAGCTGCCCAGCGGCGGCGTCATCGTCATCGACCACACCGAAGCGCTGGTGTCGGTCGACGTCAACTCGGCGCGCGCCATCAAGGGCGGCGACATCGAGGAGACCGCCACCCGCACCAACCTGGAAGCCGCCGACGAAGTGGCGCGCCAGATGCGCCTGCGCGACCTGGGCGGCCTGATCGTCATCGACTTCATCGACATGGAGGAGTCGCGCAATCGCCGCGAGGTGGAGAACCGCCTGCGCGACGCGCTGCGCCAGGACCGGGCCCGCGTCCAGTTCGGCACGATCAGCAAGTTCGGCCTGATGGAGATGAGTCGCCAGCGCCTGAAGCCGGCACTGTCCGAAGGCGCATCGATCCCCTGCCCTCGCTGCGGCGGTCACGGCCACATCCGCGACACCGAGAGCTCGGCGCTGCAGATCCTGCGGATCATCCAGGAGGAGTCGATGAAGGACTCCACCGCCGCGGTGCACGTGCAGGTGCCGGTGGAAGTCGCGTCGTTCCTGCTGAACGAGAAGCGCACCGAGATCACCAAGATCGAGCTGAAGCAGCGCATCAACGTGCTGCTGGTCCCCAACAAGGGCCTCGACACGCCGCACTACAAGCTGGAGCGCCTGAAGCACGACGACCCGCGCCTGGACAACCTCAAGGCCAGCTACCACATGGCCGAGGACTTCGAGGACGAGACGACGGTCACCCGCCGCTCGCAGGAGAAGACCAACCGCCAGGAACCGGTCATCAAGGGCGTGCTGCCCGACATGCCCGCGCCCGTCGCGCCGCCCAAGCCGGAGAAGGTCGAGCAGCCGCAGCGCACCGCGGCGCCGGCCGCCGCCCGCGCGCCCGCACCGTCGCGGGCCCCGGCGCCCGCACCCGCGCCCGAACCGTCCTTCGTGGCCTGGTTCAAGAACCTGTTCGGCCTCGCGCCGGCGGCGACGCCCGCCGCTGCGGCGACGACCGCCACCGCGGCCAAGACCGAAGAGAAGCGTGAAGGCCGTGGCGATCGTGGCGATCGCGGCGATCGCGGCGAACGTGGCGAAGGCCGCGGCCGGGGTGGCCGTGGACGCGACCGCCATCGGGGCGGTCGCGACGAGAACCGCACCCGCGACGGCCAGCCGCGCCGCGACGGCGCGGTGGCCGAGTCGGCCGAAGGTGCGCAGGCGCCGCGCGACGAGAACCGCCGCGAGCGCGGCCCGCGTGGCGAAGGCCGCGAGCAGCGCGGCGACCGCCCGCAAGGCGATCGCCCGCCGCGCGAGCGCGGTCCGCGTGACGAACGCCGCAACGAGGAAGTGCATGCGGACGGCGCGCCGGCCGAAGGCCAGCAGCCCCGCGGCGACCGCCCGCCGCGTGGTGATCGCGCGGAACGTGGTGAGCGTGGCGACCGTCCTGAGCGCGGCGAACGCGGTGAGCGCGGCGAAGGCCGCCGCGAGCGTGGTGAACGCCGCCCGCGCGAGCAGGCGCCGCAGGAGGTGACCGAGGCCGCCGCCGTCGAAGGCCGGGCGATGGAGCACGCGCAAGCCTTCGTGGGCGAGGCGCCCGTGCAGGAGTCGGGCGAAGGCGCCAACGGCGAAGCGCGCCGCGACGGCCGCCGCTCGCGCGACCGCTACGGGCGTGACCGCCGCGAACGTGGTCCGCGCGACGAGTCCGCGGAAACCGCAGCCCCCGAAGCCCCCGAAGCCACCGAAGCCACCGAGCAGGAGGCGCCGGCTCGCCCGCGCTACCCGACCGGCTTCGTGAGCGACGCCGAAGCCGCCGCCGCCGAAGCCGAGGAGCGCTCCGCCGTCGCACCGGTTGCCGTGCAGGCTCCCGCGCCGGCTCCCGTGACCGCGATTGCGCCCGCCGCACCCGGCCTGCCGAAGGTGCAGCCGTACCAGCTGCCGGTCGACCAGCTGGCGCAGGTCGCGTCCGGCTCCGGCCTGCAGTGGGTCAACTCCGACGCCGGCAAGATCGCGGCGGCGCAGGCCGCGATGGCCGCCGAGCCGAAGCCGATCCGCGTGCCGCGCGAGCGTCCGCCCGCGGTGGTCATCGACGAAGGCCCGCTGGTGCTGGTGGAGACCAAGCGCGACCTGGCGGCGTTCAAGCTGCCGTTCGAGCAGGGCGGCGCGCCGCTGCAGTGA
- the rpmF gene encoding 50S ribosomal protein L32 has protein sequence MAVQQNKKSPSKRGMHRSHNALGVPGIAVEPTTGETHLRHHISPNGFYRGRKVLKTKNDA, from the coding sequence ATGGCCGTCCAGCAAAACAAGAAGTCGCCCTCCAAGCGGGGCATGCACCGCTCGCACAACGCCCTTGGCGTGCCGGGCATCGCCGTCGAGCCCACCACGGGCGAGACGCACCTGCGCCACCACATCAGCCCGAACGGGTTCTACCGTGGCCGCAAGGTCCTCAAGACCAAGAACGACGCCTGA
- a CDS encoding RluA family pseudouridine synthase: MNRIIGAPAPGAQPAVKTVAVSEEFDGQRLDNFLLRELKGVPKTHVYRIIRSGEVRVNKGRAAADTRLAAGDLVRVPPVRLPERAATERPAPAREFPVLLEDDHLLAIDKPSGVAVHGGSGVSFGVIEQLRQARPTARFLELVHRLDRETSGVLLVAKRRSALTKLQDQFRGRETGKTYLALVNGHWPANKKVIDLPLHKYLVAGDEEAAGERRVRVVAKDDPDGMRSITLVKVARHVGEFTLLEVTIKTGRTHQIRVHLASQGHPIAGDDKYGDFDRNKTLQREGLKRMFLHAWRLQFQHPATGEAVALEAPLPPELQSFLHAHAPAAPL, from the coding sequence GTGAACCGCATTATAGGGGCCCCGGCGCCCGGCGCCCAACCGGCCGTGAAGACGGTCGCCGTCAGTGAAGAATTCGACGGCCAGCGGCTGGACAACTTCCTGCTGCGCGAGCTCAAGGGGGTCCCCAAGACCCACGTCTACCGGATCATCCGCAGCGGCGAGGTGCGCGTGAACAAGGGCCGCGCCGCCGCGGACACCCGCCTGGCCGCGGGCGACCTGGTCCGCGTCCCGCCCGTGCGCCTGCCCGAGCGCGCCGCCACCGAGCGTCCCGCGCCCGCGCGCGAGTTCCCGGTGCTGCTCGAGGACGATCACCTGCTCGCCATCGACAAGCCGTCCGGCGTGGCGGTGCACGGCGGCAGCGGGGTGAGCTTCGGCGTGATCGAGCAGCTGCGGCAGGCGCGCCCCACCGCGCGCTTCCTCGAACTCGTGCATCGGCTGGACCGCGAGACCTCGGGCGTGCTGCTGGTCGCCAAGCGCCGTTCGGCGTTGACGAAGCTGCAGGACCAGTTCCGCGGCCGCGAGACCGGCAAGACCTATCTCGCGCTCGTCAACGGCCACTGGCCGGCGAACAAGAAGGTGATCGACCTGCCGCTGCACAAGTACCTGGTCGCCGGCGACGAGGAAGCGGCGGGCGAGCGCCGCGTGCGCGTCGTCGCCAAGGACGATCCGGACGGCATGCGCTCGATCACGCTGGTGAAGGTCGCGCGGCACGTCGGCGAGTTCACGCTGCTCGAAGTGACGATCAAGACCGGCCGCACGCACCAGATCCGCGTGCACCTCGCCTCGCAGGGCCACCCGATCGCCGGCGACGACAAGTACGGCGACTTCGATCGCAACAAGACCTTGCAGCGCGAAGGCCTCAAGCGCATGTTCCTGCATGCGTGGCGGCTACAGTTCCAGCACCCCGCCACCGGCGAGGCGGTCGCCCTCGAAGCGCCGCTGCCGCCCGAACTCCAGTCCTTCCTCCATGCCCACGCCCCGGCCGCGCCGCTTTGA
- a CDS encoding Maf family nucleotide pyrophosphatase: MRRTLILGSTSPYRRELLGRLKLDFDVMAPQVDETPRPGEAPAALARRLALAKAHAVAAQRPHAVVIGSDQVADLAGEPLGKPGTHERATEQLRRMRGHSVVFQTAVAVVCRETGFEQVDLAPVRVDFRSLGDDEIETYLRAEQPYDCAGSARSEGLGIALLDAIHSDDPSALVGLPLIRTCRMLRAAGLQVP, from the coding sequence ATGCGCCGCACGCTCATCCTCGGGTCGACATCGCCCTATCGCCGCGAATTGCTGGGCCGCCTGAAGCTCGACTTCGACGTGATGGCGCCGCAGGTCGACGAGACGCCGCGGCCGGGCGAAGCGCCGGCCGCGCTGGCCCGGCGGCTGGCCTTGGCCAAGGCCCATGCCGTCGCTGCGCAACGGCCGCACGCGGTCGTGATCGGCTCCGACCAGGTCGCCGACCTCGCCGGCGAACCGCTGGGCAAGCCCGGCACGCACGAGCGCGCGACGGAGCAATTGCGTCGCATGCGCGGCCACAGCGTCGTGTTCCAGACCGCGGTGGCGGTGGTCTGCCGCGAGACCGGCTTCGAGCAGGTCGACCTGGCGCCGGTGCGGGTCGACTTCCGCTCGCTCGGCGACGACGAGATCGAAACCTACCTGCGAGCCGAGCAGCCCTACGACTGCGCCGGCAGCGCGCGCAGCGAAGGCCTGGGCATCGCGTTGCTGGACGCGATCCACAGCGACGATCCGTCCGCGCTCGTGGGCCTGCCCCTGATCCGCACCTGCCGCATGCTGCGCGCCGCGGGCCTGCAGGTGCCCTGA
- a CDS encoding Rieske (2Fe-2S) protein — MTGDGLVPLCAAPDLAEGGLAVPFDVVYAGQTCRAFAVRWNGQPHAYLNRCAHVAMEMDWQPDRFFDDSGQWLLCSTHGAVYRPDTGECGGGPCRGGLVKIALTERDGVVHWHTAWNLQPVSF, encoded by the coding sequence ATGACGGGCGACGGACTCGTCCCGCTGTGCGCGGCGCCCGACCTGGCCGAAGGCGGCCTCGCGGTGCCGTTCGACGTCGTCTACGCGGGGCAGACCTGCCGCGCGTTCGCGGTGCGCTGGAACGGCCAGCCGCACGCGTACCTCAATCGCTGCGCGCACGTGGCGATGGAGATGGACTGGCAACCCGACCGCTTCTTCGACGACAGCGGGCAGTGGCTCCTGTGCTCGACGCACGGGGCCGTGTACCGCCCCGACACCGGCGAGTGCGGCGGCGGCCCGTGCCGCGGCGGGCTGGTGAAGATCGCCCTCACGGAGCGCGACGGCGTGGTGCACTGGCATACTGCCTGGAACCTGCAACCCGTGTCTTTTTGA